The Phlebotomus papatasi isolate M1 chromosome 3, Ppap_2.1, whole genome shotgun sequence genomic sequence tCTAGTACAACTTCGCTCATGCGCAACGCAATGGTCCGTCTGTCAGTGAATGTTTATCAATTTTTGGGGTGTGGAGcagaaaattgcttaaaaattcctaaaatcCAGTGAAAAGAGTGCATTTGGGATTAACAGAATCATGGCCAAGAATACTGCCAGCTCAGCCTTTAGGAAAATCGACGTGGACCAGTACAATGAGGACAATTTCAGGGAAGATGATCCAGACTTTGGCGGTCCTGGAGGTCCAGATGAGAATGAAATCAGCGGCTTGATGAATCAGGGAAAGCACTTTGAAGCTCTCAGATCGGTACTTCAGAATGCTCCACTCGGCTCCAAGAACCAGCAAGTCAAGGTGGGACTAGGAATAGATTTTGGATTTACTTTCTGGAGATTATTGAACTCTGTCTTTCAGGACAATGCCCTCAATATGACACTGAGAGTTCTCCTGTCCATAAAATCATCCCAAATGGATGGTGCAATTGATTTCCTGGAAGATC encodes the following:
- the LOC129807620 gene encoding actin-related protein 2/3 complex subunit 5-C; this encodes MAKNTASSAFRKIDVDQYNEDNFREDDPDFGGPGGPDENEISGLMNQGKHFEALRSVLQNAPLGSKNQQVKDNALNMTLRVLLSIKSSQMDGAIDFLEDPELFDVLMKYIYRGFEIPSEGSSGHLLQWHEKVFNRAGVGSIVRVLSDTNRA